In Monodelphis domestica isolate mMonDom1 chromosome 1, mMonDom1.pri, whole genome shotgun sequence, the sequence tttcagtcccctaggagtatttagtttgcaatcggtaaggaaggtttttcagaggtctgaacttcctctgcctctacactgccatcttgactccacctgtGTAGTGGTTTTGTAGTTGTTTAAGAACGTAATCTTAagatgtctattttttttttaaacccttaccttccgccttggagtcaatactgtgtattggctccaaggcagaagagtggtaagggctaggcaatgggggtcaagtgacttgcccagggtcacacagctgggaagtggctgaagccagatttgaacctaggacctcccgtctctaggactggttctcaatccactgtgctacccagctgcccccaagatgtctattttaatgtgaaaaatataaaaaatgtttttctattcCATAGGGCCCTTTATCTCTATTTTCAGCAAATAAGAGATGGACAGCTCCTCGAAATATTCATTTTACCACTGAAGAAGGAGATTTGGGATTTACCCTCAGAGGAGGTTCCCCTGTACAAATTCATTTTCTGGATCCATACTGCTCTGCTGCAGTAAGTACTATTCTTAGGTACAGATTTGATAGCAATGTGAAACtatgtacttaaaaaaatataaagtatatatatttattcacacatatattatatacccTACCAAAAACAATAAGTGGGATTGTAGGAAGACAGAATATTTGTGAAAGAATACCAACAACTCTAAAGTGACACACTTCTGGTTTATACCCATATAAAGTAAAAATACTTATCTGCAAGTGCTGTAGTGGTTTTGGAAACTTTATGATTGAGATTCATTTGAATTAAAATCAAacatttgtatattttctttctaGCTGGCAGGTGCTAAAGAAGGAGATTATATTGTTTCTATTCAAGATACAGATTGTAAGTGGTTGACAGTaagtgaagtcatgcaaaaaCTGAAAGCTTTAGAGGAGGAAGATATTGAGATGAAAGTTGTCAGTCTTATGGATTCAGCATCTTCTATGGTAAGAAATGACACTCAGCCTCTCCCCATTCTCCTTACTTTAATGAATTTACTAAGCTTTGCTCAGCTaaataaactgtaataattttatttaaaacctcTAAATCAATTTTCAAACTTTTGTTACAAATTTTGATgactaaatgtaaaaaaaaatctttactcaTTAATTCAAGTTTGAAGGATAAAAATTTTACAGAGAATTGAAAATTTGTAATTGGtgaaaaatactttttcttcCAAAAGAGTTGATGAATACTTAagcaattttctaaatttttttcatgGTAACTCAATGTTTTTAGAAAAATCTTGATTTAGTTCTCTTCAGAGCAGAGTTCTTAACCTATGgttcatgaattaaaaaaaaaaaaggtgtgtttttttttaatatgaatgttGGCCTttgtattcttatgtattttatgaatttagaaacattatttctAGAAGGTGTCTTCATGTTCCACCACCGCATCAGAGgttgagaatacaaaaaaaaagattaagaattcttGTCTCAGAGATGTATGAACCTTGGTTTTCTAAAGCAATTTCATATTTTAATGCTATTCAATCTCAAAGCAGTCAGTTGTGATTTACTAAGTAGAGAGCAATACTAAATTattcctttaatgatttttaagtcaaaaatagtaagaaaaaccctgaattcttataaaattttataaaataaggaaatgattCACAAGTTTACCCTCTTACTGTAAGAATATAACAACTCCTTAtggataacttttttctttttccattttatgcaGCATAATAAGTGTGCTACCTATTCTGTGGGAATGCAGAAGACGTACTCCATGATCTGCTTAGCCATTGATGAAGATAAAAttgacaaaagcaaaaaaatctccaaaaaacTGTCTTTTTTAAGTTGGGGAACCAACAAAAACAGGCAGAAATCAGCTAGTACTCTCTGTCTCCCATCAGTTGGGGTGGCAAGACCCCAGATCAAGAAGAAACTTCCTTCTCCCTTTGGTCTTCTCAATACAGAAAGTTCACTGTATTAACATTTCAGCAAATGAAGCTATTTCTCACTGCTGAGTAGCTCTCAATGTATGTGCCATAATGTGAaatttatgaatatatttaaaCCTGTTTTCCTAGATTTTAAACTTGCATGTGGCATTTGCATACTAAACTAAAGTGCCAAAACTGGATTTATAGAAGGCATTTATTCTGTCGTCTATTTGAAGTGTGTCAATTTTGGGTACAAGTTATTTATTGCACATAGTAATGCATATAGAATAGTGTTGAAAATATGAAGGATAGTCTTCACAGACTAATTGTATTACTTTTCCCTATAtaagttttaaattaatattacctATATTTACTCTATTTGTAATAGATTTagagtttggggaaaaaagagaaaatcttttaattttcattcagaCAAATGTTATATACAACATGGCAGCTAGTATCTAGACTACAGTAGTGGATTTGACTTACTGTTATAAAAATAGTTCATACTCAGTGACAAGTTTTACTTTGATTGCTATATAAAGTGAAAGACAAATCTGCATATTTTTAGCATAGCTGCAGGTTCTAGATACAATCTAGTGCCAAATCTcatgatttatattatataatgtgtTAAGACTCCAGTAGCAGAGGCTATTTAGAACCAGCTTCAATTTTacatattgtttaaaaataattttcacattGCTAACACACTAGTGTTAGATGAAAATGCCATCTACAGGGTAGATATTATACTGTTTGATACtcaaaacattttccattttgtttaaaGTAGGAAAGTGCATAAATGCACCTTGATTAAACTGGCTAAAAACAGCctattttaacttttctttgcaATAAATATATATGACTAAAGTTTAAAGCTCTATGTAAGACTTTTAAAATCTAAATGCTttctaataacttttttttttgctatgtacCTGAATAATATAGGAACCATAAAAAATTCATTGTAGACTGAATCGTAATTGCTAAACATGCCATTAATACCTTTAATACAAGTTTCCAAGTTTTATTTTCATCAGAAAAGTTTTAAGGGAGCATCATGAGAATGTATCCAAACAGTGCCTTTAGCAATACATTTGTAGAggcttatatatttaaataaataactattcatttatcttttttgtcctcaatttttttctccatttaagaTTTCTCTAGATGTTTAACcagatgaaattttattttaaggcaCCAAAAACTTTATTTAAGTTGGCACCCATTAAGTCTGTTTATATTTTTTGACCAGAACTGAAGACTAGTAACATGATATGTAATATGTAACATTTTATTGACTAACTTTAATATCCACTTGAAATGTCAGAAGAAGCCTGAGAGGGTTGATGTTACAGTTAAGGTCATAAATATTAAAGATTTCCTttaaactaattattttttaaaattgaaactgCTAATACATTTCTAAAGGATGAGACAGGTATCTCACATTCaagttttttatcattttaagaatcATAAAAACACCACTAGGTCAAAAGGTAGCAGATCTGATGATGATTAGTTTTAGACTCACAGCCAAGGGGCAGTTTATGAAAACATGAGTGTAGAGATTATAGTACTAAGTTGACCTCTTCTTGCAATACTTGATCCAAGATACAAAAGTAGATTCCTTGGTTTTAATTTAGGTCTAGAAAAGAACAATCTTACATTTGGTGatgatgaagggaaaaaaataggatTTTGTCACGTATGTCACCTTATCTGGGTAAAGAATGTATGCATTTTTTCTGCTAGTGTATGCCCAACTACTCGCTCAAGTTCTTGGATAGATGCATTGGATAGTTTTTGGATACTTGGAAACTCCTGTAATAGAAGCAGAGCCATAACTTTTCCAACTCCTGGTATCTGTTGTACTGTTTGAAGTACTGATGATTCACAGAGCTGGCAGCTTTTCTTCTTAAGAAAAGgattcctatttctttctttggtttGTTCATGGACCTAAAGTTGAAGGCAACAAAAGAATCTGAGCTCATTTATTTTACTCAACAGAAACTTAATTTTCCTATTacattcttttattaaaatttttaaattttattccagtaacaattttacacataaagtttccaaagttatatgattcgtGGTgtatccctcccctcttccatcccTCTTCCCAGGCtggaaaagcaattccactgggttatacatatattgtcattCAAAATCTGTTTTCATATaactcatttttgtaagaaagtaatcttataaaaccaaaaccccaaatcatacacccaaataaacaagtgataaatcaactATTAACTTCTAAtttaaaattagtaaaaattttactttttccttccttgGCATTACTTGTACTATTTTTTCTTACGTATAGCTTTGCCCCAAGGCTGTGCTTGGCTCCTTCCACTCTACTCACTCTTTCCCTTGGTGATTTCATCTGCTCCTTCAGTTTCAAGTATTACCTCTACAATGATTCCTAACTCTAAATGCCTAGGCCCTTTTTCTCCCTTGAACTTTACTCCCATATCTCTAATTATATGCTGGACATCTCTAACTAGATGTTCCCCTGGTACTTCAAACTCATCATGTCCAGAAATGAACTACTCTGCCCCCAACCTTCTAATTTTCTAACAACTCATACATTAATTAGGCTTGAATCCTTAGCATCAGCAACTCTTCCCTCTTGGTAATCAGCTGCTAGATCCTTTTGATTCTATAACATCTTtggcattcattacttttttcttttcccactgcTACTATCCTACATAGGCCCTCTATTCTTTTTTAccctcattttttattgtcaCGCAAAACATAATTCCATTGTTGTCAAAGCAAATTCATatgtaaccaaaaccccaaaataaaccataaatacactgatgtgaaagaggactaacaattctttctctagagatggatagcattaCCTGTCATATGTCTTTTAGgtttgtcccagatcagtgcattgctgaaaGCAGCCAAGTTTTAACAGataatcattgtataatattgctgttactgtatataatgttctcccagttctgcttatttcactctgcatcagttccctcagatctttccagtttttttctgaaatcatcctgtgtatctttatagcacaatagtattccattaccaacgtGTACCActatttctttagccattccccaattgatggacatcccctcaatttcaattctttgctaccacaaaaagtgcagctataaatatttttgtacaagtaggtctctttgggatacagacccagtagtggtattacaaaccaaagagtatgcacaattttatagccctttggggatagttccaaattgccctccagaatggttggatcagttcactacACTAACAATGCATCAGGGTCCCAATTTTTGGCCCCCTATTCTTTTTGCCTAGATTATGATATTTTTCTAACTGATCTCCTGAATTCCAATCCTTCTTCCACTGTTAAAATCTTCTTAAGTCATAGGTGTAACCACATCATTCAGATATCTAAAGGGGTTTCTTGTTGTCTCTAGGCAAAAAACGTGAACTTCTTAATCTGGCCCTTAAAACCCCTTACAATTTGTCTGTAACCTATCttcctagactttttttttccacattatttcCCCTTCCTGTTCAGTCAAAATAATCTAGCTATTCCCTGAACTTAGCATGCATGACCCATGAAGTCTTTGAATTGAGaagttctttaaaattctttttcttcttcttctttaaagcCTGGTTGAGACATCACATCCTTCCCTGTCTATCTGTATCTGTCCAGCCTCCCCAAACAATATCCAAACAGGAAATGTTCTCTCCCTTCAAATTTTcttaaagaattttgagtctttaCTTTGCTACCCATCAAACTCTACCTTGTATTATATTTAATGacatatgtatatactatattttCATACTAGAATAAAAGCTTCAAGGTATTGCCTTGAAGGGattgccattaaaaaaattaataagcaaTGCCTAGGAAACTAAAttgtatatagtaggtactcataaaatatttgtggaaattaatttaattttgcagccttttttaaaaagaaaaaattgttttaataagaACTTTTTATATTGTGAAAATCAACATTAGAGAAAACAATACTCATTCAAGTAAAATTTAGTCTCATACTAACATTAGTTAAGGTGAATCTGAACTCTCTTTGCAAAAAAAAGCTTCAGATAGAATTCAAATGCAAATAAGAGATTTCTCCTATCTCCAGAATGACACCTATGTCTGGAAATTActatatgacaaaataaaaatgaattacacCTGAGTGACAAAATcctctaattatttttaatatgatgCCCTGGGGCCTTCTGGTAAATGAGTTACTAGtgaaaaactcattttcctgtttAAACAAAATTCGAGGACTCTCAAATTTAGTTATTTTCTCAGTGTAGACCATATCGCTGGTGCATTTATTTAAGATAGTGACTCAAGGTCACCTTAAGGTGGTTTTCTCCTACTAGGAGGATTTTAAGCTCTTCAGGTAGCAGAAGAGGACAGTAGAGTTTAGAGGCTGTAAGCCTGAGGATGTTGATACAAGGGAGATCAAAGATTTATATGCTATTCAAATCTATTTGAGAAAATCAGAttatagtaaaaagaaaaaaaaatttaaatactacaAACTTCTAATGGACCAAAATGTAGATTCTGGATTAACTAGGCACATGTATACAAAtgtcatatatatctatatatttatatctatatctatcatctAATGATTAAAGATTTCATATGCTACAAAGTTGTATAATATATAGGATTGTAAGTATATAGTTACTTTACTGACTAAAGAGTCAAAAAATGTTAGGCATATAAAGGGCTAAATTATAGCTAAATTTCAGTATAATATGGAAACTTTACATTAAGGTTGGTCATTCACTTGTATTTAGGTTTGAAAACTACGTTAAATTCAGGTTATTGAAGGAGATTCTGACTGTGGATTTCCTTAATCAATCTTTCTAGCTAATTCATGGAGTATTAAGTGGGTTTTAGATGTTCACTAGAGCAAAGTAAAAGAGGGTATTATAATGAAGGGGGAccttttagataaaaaaaaaacaatttatttttaaatttagaaatgcTTATCAACAGTGATTCTGTGCTTACCAGTTGGATAATAAGCTGAGATGCTTCCATCTGGTTGGACACTGGAAGCAATGTCATTCCAAGTTCCAGGACAACAAATTTCTGCACTGTTGTAAAGTACTGTTCACTCATCTGTGTTTTTTCAACTATTATAATTCCTTTAAGATTACTGgcctttaataaagaaaaataactgacatAAAGGAAAACATCTTTATTatgcaataaaatttttataacaacttTTAAAAGACGAAGAAATATCTTATTACCTATTGGAATTGGGGAGGAATGAATAATACATGTATTTGGAATGTTAAGCAATTGTAGGGAATCTAAAATTATTACTATATCATGCAAATAATCACTTTCCCATCTCAGATGTCCTGCTGAtgctttgattatttttttatactTGGGATGAATTCACTCCTAATGTTTGGTCTACCTTCAATTTCACTTGTCCTCTCAACTTTCACATTATTTTGTTGATACTTCCTCTACACACTTAAATTCTAAGttatattacttttattatattttttttaacttttaccttttatcttagaatcaatactatgtattggtttcaagtcagaagactggtaagggctaggcaatggggattaagtgacttgcccagggtcacatagctagtaagtgtctatgaccatatttgaacctaggacctctcatctctaggcctggctctcaatccactgagctacccagctgcccccttgtattACTTTTAGATAATTGTCCTCCCTTCTCTAACCCCCAACTGTAAATACCATGATAGCAAGGATGATATTTTAATCTATAATTATTTCTAGAATACAGTACAGATCAGAGTCATGTTTCTTGCATGGCTATATTAAAGCCAAATCTTATAGAGTTAGGAATGTGTAAAGGGGTCATGAATTTTCTGCTCATCTGAGCCAGCCCATTAGCATGGCTGGATAGCTCCAGAGactttggttcctgagatgtggtaGAACAgcacagggaaaggaagtgatgtgaagAAAGAGGACAATTATCAAAAATGAGACTGGAGAGGAAGAGGGTTTCTTTTCTGGAGGTTGGTGGCTCAGGTGGAAGACACTCTTGTGGGAtggtaagattagggtggtaggataggaaatattttttttacttctttccctcatttctttcttagatttattttatatttatatacatatatattatatgtcatatataatatattataataatttatattaaaaattaaattgttaaaagctaatatcctcatgacttaagggttgattattttataaatggtgaccacaacaatcttttaaaaaaaccataTTTCCAAactaatttctaaatattacattaggcataatattaattttttaatattataggaacaagtcaattctaatttttcattttcttactaCTTACATTTCTAAGttgaacaattctttttttatagtTATTTCCTGCCACCAGATCTGCTTCAGTAATATAAAGAATACAGAATCTATTAGAAAGGTGAAAATCCACTGGTGCCAGGCCTTCTTCAAAGATAAGCTTAATCTTCCCTTAAGATAGACAAGAAAAATGAGTTTTATATCATCAGAAATTAAAGTACATAGGAAGAAACAGGATGCTAAGCAGAAAAAAGATAAGTTTTCACACTAACCTTGCATTTCTTGGGCTAACTGAGAACCTCGCCATTTCTCAGATCCAATAACATGTCCAAAAGGAACCTGTAAAAGGCCTGTACTAGAAAATGTGGCTTCCTTCTCCATCAATGATACTCTGATTATATAGGGATAGTGTTGGCTtactaaaagaaatacaaaattgtATTCATTTGGCAATCTAATCATAGGAACTTGGCTTCACAtttaaagctttaaaatttttcttgaaatatatttttactgaTGTTAGCTTTTACATAACtgaatttttcttcattattcctttcccattctctaTCCTTTCACAAAGAATGTttcttaaagagagaaaaaaaatagtaaaacggatgaaaacaacaacaatatatatatatatatatatgtatgtatgtatataaaatattccatTCCCATGGTCCTACCACCTCTGCAATGCAGTGGAGGGAAATACCTTCTCATATATCTTCTCTGGGATCAAGATAGTTATTTTGTTTgatgggatgtgggaaaatggggacaaaaatgcccttttggtggagttgtgagttgatccaaccattctagagagtaatttggaactatgcataaAGGACTCTGCATACCATTTGACTCAATACCACCACCTACATAGGTCTGTATTCcagagattaaaataaaatttggggggggggaagaaaaagtcccatatgtacaaaaacatttatagcaactctttttgtagtggcaaagaattggaaactgaaggaatgtccatcaatttgaggaatggctgaacaagctgtggtatatgattgtgatggaatagtattgtgaaAGCAGGATGCTTCCAGAAAAATCTGGAAGACTTagataaattgatgcaaagtagaACTGGAACAATTGtacagcaatactgtacaataAACAACTGAATGATTTAGCTCAGCAAGATAATTATTCAAGACAAcgctgaaggacttatgatgaaaaatgctatccacttctagagaaagaactgaaagagtctgaatgaagatccaggaatacttttaaaaattttattgttgacttccggt encodes:
- the FAAP24 gene encoding Fanconi anemia core complex-associated protein 24 isoform X1, encoding MRGGLLGQLGFGNSYRTGRKKKNRTTLERRTSPRATYLDIVTKGRLSLSLKKAWHQWIFTFLIDSVFFILLKQIWWQEITIKKELFNLEIYFSLLKASNLKGIIIVEKTQMSEQYFTTVQKFVVLELGMTLLPVSNQMEASQLIIQLVHEQTKERNRNPFLKKKSCQLCESSVLQTVQQIPGVGKVMALLLLQEFPSIQKLSNASIQELERVVGHTLAEKMHTFFTQIR
- the FAAP24 gene encoding Fanconi anemia core complex-associated protein 24 isoform X7: MSEQYFTTVQKFVVLELGMTLLPVSNQMEASQLIIQLVHEQTKERNRNPFLKKKSCQLCESSVLQTVQQIPGVGKVMALLLLQEFPSIQKLSNASIQELERVVGHTLAEKMHTFFTQIR
- the FAAP24 gene encoding Fanconi anemia core complex-associated protein 24 isoform X4, with translation MEKEATFSSTGLLQVPFGHVIGSEKWRGSQLAQEMQADLVAGNNYKKRIVQLRNASNLKGIIIVEKTQMSEQYFTTVQKFVVLELGMTLLPVSNQMEASQLIIQLVHEQTKERNRNPFLKKKSCQLCESSVLQTVQQIPGVGKVMALLLLQEFPSIQKLSNASIQELERVVGHTLAEKMHTFFTQIR
- the FAAP24 gene encoding Fanconi anemia core complex-associated protein 24 isoform X5; this encodes MEKEATFSSTGLLQVPFGHVIGSEKWRGSQLAQEMQDLVAGNNYKKRIVQLRNASNLKGIIIVEKTQMSEQYFTTVQKFVVLELGMTLLPVSNQMEASQLIIQLVHEQTKERNRNPFLKKKSCQLCESSVLQTVQQIPGVGKVMALLLLQEFPSIQKLSNASIQELERVVGHTLAEKMHTFFTQIR
- the FAAP24 gene encoding Fanconi anemia core complex-associated protein 24 isoform X2, with amino-acid sequence MEKEATFSSTGLLQVPFGHVIGSEKWRGSQLAQEMQGKIKLIFEEGLAPVDFHLSNRFCILYITEADLVAGNNYKKRIVQLRNASNLKGIIIVEKTQMSEQYFTTVQKFVVLELGMTLLPVSNQMEASQLIIQLVHEQTKERNRNPFLKKKSCQLCESSVLQTVQQIPGVGKVMALLLLQEFPSIQKLSNASIQELERVVGHTLAEKMHTFFTQIR
- the FAAP24 gene encoding Fanconi anemia core complex-associated protein 24 isoform X3 — its product is MRGGLLGQLGFGNSYRTGRKKKNRTTLERRTSPRATYLDIVTKGRLSLSLKKAWHQWIFTFLIDSVFFILLKQIWWQEITIKKELFNLEIYFSLLKASNLKGIIIVEKTQMSEQYFTTVQKFVVLELGMTLLPVSNQMEASQLIIQLIHRMISEKNWKDLRELMQSEISRTGRTLYTVTAILYNDYLLKLGCFQQCTDLGQT
- the FAAP24 gene encoding Fanconi anemia core complex-associated protein 24 isoform X6; amino-acid sequence: MRGGLLGQLGFGNSYRTGRKKKNRTTLERRTSPRATYLDIVTKASNLKGIIIVEKTQMSEQYFTTVQKFVVLELGMTLLPVSNQMEASQLIIQLVHEQTKERNRNPFLKKKSCQLCESSVLQTVQQIPGVGKVMALLLLQEFPSIQKLSNASIQELERVVGHTLAEKMHTFFTQIR